One Elgaria multicarinata webbii isolate HBS135686 ecotype San Diego chromosome 6, rElgMul1.1.pri, whole genome shotgun sequence DNA segment encodes these proteins:
- the CTXN3 gene encoding cortexin-3, translating into MMKRRRLRDYFVHDSWRMDGEPFTSSLFSSGNTPSETALTLEQKTTFVFVVLLFIFLGILIVRCFRILLDPYRSMPTSTWADGLDGIEKGQFDYALA; encoded by the coding sequence atgatgaaaaggagaagattGCGGGATTATTTTGTTCATGATTCCTGGAGAATGGATGGCGAGCCCTTCACCTCCAGCCTTTTCTCTTCTGGGAATACTCCCTCAGAAACTGCCCTTACACTGGAACAGAAGACAACCTTTGTCTTTGTAGTTTTGCTATTTATTTTCCTCGGCATCCTCATTGTGCGATGTTTTCGAATTCTCCTAGACCCATACAGGAGTATGCCAACCTCCACCTGGGCAGATGGGCTTGACGGAATAGAGAAAGGCCAATTTGACTATGCTCTGGCCTAG